GTGCCCTGGGTGCCGCCCTCGGTGCCTGCGACATCACAGCGGCATCACTTACTGATGGTGATGAACACGGGGTTCAAACGCGTGAGCACTCGCCACAGCTCCTCCTCGTCCGAGTCTAAGTCGTCCTCACCCTCTCTGCtccgctcttcctcctcgtctcccggggggccggcgccgcccccccccccgtcggcgcccccctcctccttgcagccgggCGCGGGTTCCTCTGAGTTTGTTGGGGGGGCGGGCCGGCCGTCCGAGCCCCCGGCGGCCGCCCCTACTGCGCCCGGGTGGCCCGGGGAGGCGGAGGGTACGTCTACCGTCGGGGGGCCGGTCGTGTCTGGAGACGGGGGGGTCCCAGCCGGGGGTCGCTCGGGGGTTTCCGGAGGTGTGGCGTCTAGGAGGGGTGGGGAGCGAGGGGTGGTGATGGACGGCGTCCGGGAGCAGGGCGCGGACCCTCGGGGGGAACGCGATGGCTCCGGGGGTGTCGCTGAGGCAGGCggggtggggtagggggggggagcagggtcGGGATCTCCGCCGGGGGAGGGTGGAGCCAGGGGATGGTCGTGGCCCAGCTGGGTGTTGGACAGGGTGGGGTCGGACCAAGGAGTggcggcggggaggggggggggacgggggtctCTGGGCCTCATCAGGccggggctggtggtggtggggggggtggtggtggttggttcAGGGTCAGCCCAAGCCCctataccacccccaccaccaccaccaggtgacGGTGCTGTCGGAGACCCTTCGTGTtcctccggggggggggatttggacGGAGGGTGCATTTGCGAGTGGTTCACAGACGCTAcgggggggtggaggacggGCCCGCTGGAGGAGCACCTGACGGGCGGGGGGGAGCAGGCGCCGGTGGGGCTGGGGACGAAGGTGGTGTCGGGGGGGCGGGCGGtgctgaggggggcggggccaccgcGGCAGGGGGGCAGGTCCTTATGGATGAAGACCCCGGGGGGCTTGGCCGGGGGGCTGAAGGAGGGGTTGTAGGTCCCCAGGTCCCCGTCGGTGAaggccacctcctccatctgggCCAGAGGACCGCGCTGGTTCATCTGCGGGACAGCGGCGGGTTAACATCACTGTACCGacccctctctctgtactgcatGTATTACTGCAACCAGGACGCGTGCACGGGCCGAGGACATGGCAACACCATCTAATCTTATCTTAATCTTATTACGCTGGCTGTAATGCTGCGGTCGCATGTTGTGCCTTTGCTCTATTGATGCTGCTTTAAGCCTTTCTTCACTTGTTGGTTGTACATATCGCACGTTACGGTAAAAGTCAATGACAACAACCAATTTCTTTGAATCCTATGGATATGCTTCCCTTGTATCTGGCTCAACTCAGAACCCTCAGGTCCGCCTAAACTACTAGTTTATGTCACAACTTACATCTGACATATAAGCAGGGATTTGTCCAGAATGATTTAGTAAatcacacaggggggggggggcaccagaataaggcccaatcccatttctacaccttaccccttccccttaccccttcaaaacaagggggagggggaaggggtagaaatgggactgGGCCTAAAGCACTGAGCCGATGCAAAGCTGTGCAGAGAATGCATTCAGGCGGCCTATCAAGCTGCTGGGTCAACCCAGGAGCCTTCCTGGGGACACAGCCTGGCTTTAACGTCACACAGAATCATCTGCTTGATACTGGAAGTGTAGGAGAACTTACCAGCTGGTACCATCTTAAACTCTgcaggagaaaggggaggaagaggaaatatgtttttacaAAGCGGGTTATAGAATGAGTGGAGAGCCCTGGAGACGACTGGGGGTGAATGGGTCCTCTCACCACGTTGGGGTGCTTGCCCTGGGCCACACAGCACCTCTCCCTGTGGCCCTTGTGTTTCTTCATCAGCCAGGCCATCACATACAGCACGCAGCCCAGTAGGACCATGAACAGGAAGCACAGGACCAGGGCCTTCCCCACCACACAGCCGGACAGATGGCCCTCTCTGAGGGGGCCGTAAGggactggagaacacacacgtagacgcatatgcatgaacacacacgcatgcatgttgacacacgcacgcaaatcAAAACCGCAAAATACAATCTGTTGATTATGCGTATCTCTAATTTAGTCATTGTGTAAATAGTGAGTTATGCTTACTTGGTTTCCCCTCCGGGAGGACGTCTACCACTATGGAAGTATAGGCAGCGTCCCCAGACTCCTGATCCACAGCTATGACCTGTggatcatcgtcatcatcgtcatcatcatcatcatcatcatcagcatcatcatcatcgtcagcATCTTCGtcagcatcatcatcgtcatcatcatcgtcatcaaaaGTATTCTTCTTATTATAATTCTCTATTGTAAGAATAATGTCACAGTAATAAGTAAATAACTTATGTATCTATTAGTAATGACTTATTATTAACAGGGGGCTTTTGACCAGGTCGCActtttaaatataatattagGGTCTCCATTATGATTTTTTCATGTTTGTAACATCAGGAGAAATAACCCCACAAAATCATTTGCAGTTTGAATTATGCAAACACGTATGAATATTATGAGCCTGCTCAGACTCTGAGACGGCCCGCCAGCCCAGGTAGTCCCAGACGGAGGACAGGAGACGAGGGGGTGGTCTCACTGGGAGGCGGTGTCGCTGCTTAGCGCTCAGCTGATTGGGCTTCGCGATCACAAGACCCTCCTGGGTGATCTGGTAGAGAGCCGTCTGATTGGACGCAGGGCTAAAGGTGAACTGGATCATTGGATTCGATCCCTGCAAATAGATTAGGATGAAATGATAGAGGAAATGTCAAATTCAAGGTATGTTGCCAACCGCATCACCAGCTTTACTGTAAATGGAAgcatactttgtgtgtgtgtgtgtgtgtgtgtgtgtgtgtgtgtgtgtgtgtgtgtgtgtgtgtgtgtgtgtgtgtgtgtgtgtgtgtgtgtgtgtgtgtgtgtgtgtgtgtgtgtgtgtgatgtacacTGCGTACATGTGTAAAGTCTCCATCCAGCACGCGTAACATCAACACTTGGTTGCCGTAGGTGTTGACCAGCGAGGCGGGGATGTTGGCCACGTTCACGAAGCCCTGGTACTCCTGCTGCTCGAACCGCGGCGGGAAGCTGTTGACCGCGTGGACGTACACCAGCACCGACGCCACCGTGTACTTCCTGGGATCGTCCTCCTGGTAGGcctgggagggtgggagagggagggagggcgggagagagagatgaggggagggagggagggagggagagagagagggaaggagagagatgagggagtgAAATGCCGATTAGGTTGAGCTCAATAGAAAATAGATTTTGTGATTATTACTGCCCATTCATTTACCCCATATTTTAAAGTATGAAtgtgcttacgtgtgtgtgtgtgtgtgtgtgtgtgtgtgtgtgtgtgtgtgtgtgtgcgtgtgcgtgtgcgtgtgtgcgtgtgtgcgtgtgtgcgtgtgtgcgcgtgtgtgtgtgtgtgcgtgcgtctgtgtgtgtgtgtgtgtgtgtgtttgtgtgtgtgtgtgtgtgtgtgtgtgtgtgtgtgtgtgtgtgtgtgtgtgtgtgtgtgtgtgtgtctcaccatgACCCGTATGTGCAGGGTGGGtttggtcagtctgtctgtcaccGCCTGAATCAGCCGCACTtcccccgtctgtctgtccatctggaAGCGGCCATCATCACCCCCTGTGCAGGgaaagaaaagtgtgtgtgtgtgtgtgtgtgtgtgtgtgtgtgtgtgtgtgtgtgtgtgtgtgtgtgtgtgtgtgtgtgtgtgtgtgtgtgtgtgtgtgtgtgtgtgtgtgtgtgtgtgtgtgtagcgttgGTCATCTTAAGCTTGTGTTTATGCCATTGTACAACATTTTTGAGCCAGTCCCATATCTAGATATTTTGTCGCTCGTACTACGTTGGAGGTACCTGAGAGAATGGCGTAGCTGATGGGGGAGCTGAGGCCGCTGTCTCCATCCACCGCGTGGATGGGACCAGGACACAGGTCTAACACGATGTcctgccagcacacacacacacacacacacacacacacacacacacacacacacacacacacacacacacacatagaactaCATTTGAGATCCACATAAATAGCCCAGTTAACGTCTAAATTGAAGCCGTACCAAACGACGACTGGCACATTGACATAATGCAGATGTGCAGAGAGAAGGACAGCACCAGgggacctctgacctcctgccCCTCGGTGACGTTGACGGTGTACACCGGGCTGATGCAGATGCGGTTGAAGGGGTCCTGGAAGAGGAGGGTGCAGGGCAGGAACTGGGGGTACTGGTCGTCCCCGTCCACCACCGTGATGGTGACCGTGGTGCTGGTGTTGAAGCGCTCGGCCGTGCTCATCTCCTGGACCGACGGGAGTTTGGCAAGGGAGAACCTTCACCGTTTGGTTGACGTTTGGGTCATGATGAAGTTCAGCGGTTTCTAAGCACGGCCCAAATCCTAACTGGGTgatgtatagatagatggagTGATGCATGGATAGAGTGATGCATGGATAGATGGAGTGATGCATGGATAGATGGAGTGATGCATGGATAGATGGAGTGATGCATAGATGAGTTGTGCTGGCCGCCTACCGAGGCTTGAATAGTGACAGTCAGCAGAGACTTGGTTTCATAATCCAGAGGTTTGGCCAGCATGATTTCCCCACTGTTCGGGAGATCCAACTTTAGGTATTCCGCATCAGGCTGCAGAACACACATGAagttatacatacacacacacacacacacacacacacacacacacacacacacacacacacacacacacacacacagacacacgcaaacacacattgacacatacATGAACGATTGCACGCACAGAACAAGTAACAAGAAAAAGTAACGTTTTAAATGATTCCAATGTTATTTCTGTTATgagaaataaattgttgacTTACTGATTCCTGGTCAATAGAGTATATCAGACTGTCGTCATCCCCATCCACGGCATGGACAGTGAACACTACAGTGTTCACTGGTGTCAGCTGGACAGAAAGAAAGTGACTATTAGACCAATAGATAAAATAACATCCATTTCCATTACAATTCAGTAATAACTATCTCcatacagtttgtgtgtgtgtgtgtgtgtgtgtgtgtgtgtgtgtgtgtgtgtgtgtgtgtgtgtgtgtgtgtgtgtgtgtgtgtgtgtgtgtgtgtgtgtgtgtgtgtgtgtgtgtgtgtgtgtgtgtgtgtttttgtgtgtgtgtgtgtgtgtgtgtgtgtgtgtgtgtgtgtgtgtgtgtgtgtttgtgtgtgtgtgtgtgtgtgtgtgtgtgtgtgtgtgaggactacCTCGCTGAGGATAACAGACTGAATTGTGTTCTCCGCAAACACAGGTACGTTATCATTCTCGTTCAGAATCTCCACCATGATCCTGTACACACTCTagaaacacgcatacacacacacacacacacacacacacacacacacacacacacacacacacacacacacacacacacacacacacacacacacacacacacacgcacacaatagaGGGAACAGGGATTAAAGGCTACATGACGACATGTAAATGTGGTCTGTAATGTAagtgtaatgtaaatgtaagtgtCGCGTGGAGTGGATGGTTGTGGACCTGGAGTATATCGTCTTCATGGCAGGCCAGCTCGGCCATCAGGACAGGGCCCTGcacctgagagacacacaccatgTGATTACATAGGAACATCGTGCTCTGCCAGCTTAGCAGCCAGACGACACTGTGGGGATGACAGATGgaaaagacagacggacaggtactcacacacacacaggaagtcagACCTACAATAATAAGCCGGAACATAAACAGAACTTGGATTTCCAAACTAAAACAAAGGTAAACAAAAAGTAGTTTCCAGTTGTTTGTGAGTGATGGGATTTGATGACTGCATGGTCTGATTGGTCAATGAGTATTTGGCAAATATAAAGAAAGCTGAAGCACATGTTTCAGAGAAAGTGTGTCAGCGTGCTATACTGAACTGACACGATGAGCTTTGCCCTCCCACTCAGAGAGAATCGGTCGGCCAGTGCAGTTCCCCTAAACTGTGCTTCTTGTACAATAGTAGTTGGATTAAATGATTGACATCATTTAATCCAACTCTGTTCTGAAGAGCTGTCGTGCAGCCCGGTCGCCACTGAAGCTCGGCCGGGCGTGCGTCCACAACCCGTGGTTTGAGGAACGCCGCTTCAGCCCGTTTTAAAAGCATCCACCCCCGACCCCGTGAGGGTTCACCCCGGGGGGGTCCCGGTGCCCCCACCTCTCTGTCCAGGATCTTCTCGGGTGCGGCGTTCAGCCGGAGAGCGCCGTCCTCCAGGAAGAACCAGTCGGCGTCCTTCCCAGCCAGGCTGAGGCGGGCTCCCGGGTCCGTGACGTCGGTGCTGAGCCGGGCGATGACCTCCCCCGTCGGGCTGTTCTCTCGGACCGCCGCGAAGATGTCCTGAGCGTCCAGACACCCGCCCCACCCGGACGACGCTGCGGGGAGGACCGATGGACCAGACAGGTGacgaacaggcacacacacacacacacacacacacacacacacacacacacacacacacacacacacacacacacacacacacacacacacacacacacacacaggtggtcAGGGAGATGGACGTACAGACCGACgcagtgccacacacacaaacacacacacgtgagaaTATATTTTCAACTTTAATTTACAAGGTCGTGAAATGTTGAAATGTTCAAGAGAGACCTGGCAAAAAGGGGCAGCTGAACATGAAGATACAACCTAGATAAAACCCTAAAAATATAACCCAGCAGAAAGATATTCGTTAAAACATCAAAATGTTCCCAAGGTTTGGGCTTTCCTGCGTTTAACAATGGATTTAAATTCACTTAGAGTGATTAAGTCCTGTAGCTGAAGCTCCTTCTGAAGGCTATTCCAGGCAGTACAGAACACAAAGGCCTCAGACAAACAGGCAGTTAGCCAGGCCAAacgatggacagacagacacgcacgcacacacacacacacacacacacacacacacacacacacacacacacacacacacacacacacacacacacacacacacacacacacacacacacacacacacacacaatgacacatacgcatgcacgcgcacacacacgtgtgcgcacacacaaacacacagcatgaGAAAGAGCTTTGTTGTTGAACCTATCGTGCGCTAACCTGTGGCAGTGTGCAGGAACAACAGGAGCAGCAGTCCTCTTGGGCCCCGTGGTGCCATGGTTTCAGACACCAGGAGCAGCAGTCCTCTTGGGCCCCGTGGTGCCATGGTTTCAGACACCAGGGACTCCCTCCAGGCGGCTGCAGCTGCACAACAGAGGACTGCGGTCCTTCAGGGCTTCCACTACCCACTGAATGCCTTCTTTACTGTATTCTTTGGTAATCGCACAATGTAGAATGACACGCCGTAGCATTGAGTTAGATCCGCGATACCATACGCAATATATCATGAGATATATTGAGGTACATcctcaaactcacacacccaACGCATCCCCCCAGatccgtgacacacacacacacacacacacacacacacacacacacacacacacacacacacacacacacacacacacacacacacacacacacacacacacacacacacacgtctccctGACCTGAATATTCTATTGTGTCAACATTCTTAAATATTACCTTTAACAGACTGCGAGTTATAACATGGTTAAACTTAACTTTTAAGCATTTTTATAGATTTTCACCAGGATGAAGACACCAAGGCGCATGGTCACCATGACCTTAGTATTTAACCTAAACTCTCAACTTCTTGTgataacacatttattttatattctcTTTGGAATATAAATATGTTTGCAGTCACTTCAATATAAAGATGAGAATGCAAGTATGTGACACAAATATgagaaatattaaaataaaataaatgtgaacACAAGTATGAGAAGGAGTAtaaggatttgtgtgtgtgtgtgtgtgtgtgtgtgtgtgtgtgtgtgtgtgtgtgtgtgtgtgtgtgtgtgtgtgtgtgtgtgtgtgtgtgtgtgtgtgtgtgtgtgtgtgtgtgtgtgtgtgtgtcggaacAGCATCTTTCCAGGCCGGTTCCCTGTTCCCATGGAGACCATACGACGCCTGTGATCGACAGACTGACCTGCTGGACTCAGATCCCCGCCATGCGCTGTCCGCCACAAGTGGGCTACTTCTGTCACGTGATCCAATCAGAAACCAGTTTGCCCTCTTGGTTTCAgtcaaacacacgctcacacaataCCTAAGTTCCACCAATTAAAATCTCTATAAAGTCCATCAACTCAGAGATACTAAACAATGACCACGCGCAGAGAGCAGACATCAGCTTATGGCGCGTATTCTGGGACAAACGTGACCTCTGAAGCTTAAAATGGGGGGGCGGGACATACCTGATCCAGGTTCaatgttagccaatcagaggacgTTTTTAGAATCAGACTGGAGTCACAAGTCATTAAGAGATTTGTCTGTCCCTCGAGCACTTGATTTTTAACTCATCATTAATCTGCTATTTTCTAACGTCTTTATTGCTTaacttgttgttttttgtttttttatgcttCCATTAGCTTCCCACCTTGTCATATATTACACTCTTCAACATCccaggaaggagggatccctcttctgtgTATCCTGTAACCTATTTCCAGGTTTCTTCCTTGAGATTTAGGGCAGCTTTCCCTTGGCTTAAGTGTGTCTCACTCTGATACGCatattttgaaaatacattCTCCTTAGGATATACGGTTACCGACGCCGTACTGTACAGGGATAGACGCACTCAGTTGTTGGATTGGGTGTAGTTTTAAGTTTGAACCACTGGGGGGCCATCTTCACACATTTTATGACCAGAGCTTTCTCTAAATGGCTGTTATGCATGCTATATTAACCTGTTTCAAAAACACGGACACTAATCTATTCCCTTGATTCTTGATAGTaaaacaataatatatttaCATCTGGTTTCGAAGCATGTTTCTGTGAGTAGCCTTTATAATTTGAGTAGGCTACCTTTATCACAGTCAAAGTAATGTGATTGGGTTTGTTATAGGTAGTGATATATGAGTCGTGTATAAGGATTGTGGAAATCTGAGATAAATCCAACATACTTCAGAGATGGTATGCAGATGGTTATACTATAGTTATGTCTGGCAGTCTAGAAACAGATATTATCAACCGGAGACAGAACCAGACACCGCCTGCGTGCCTTTGTGTCCGAACAATGCTCAATGGGCTGTAGAACAATACGGGGCTCTGGTGGGTCTATGGAGGAACAACTTACTTTtcgatataatataaatattataagcaCATatataacaattattattagatTATTAGAGTATTTCAGCTCTTCTTCTTAAAACAAAGGTTAGGCTATTCATCCATGCCCTGCAGATTCCAGAAATGTGATTCGAAGAGCAGATCAGATCAGagataagaaaaaatatataaatatatttttttaaagtagaGGTAGCCCGACGGATGGGGACCGAGTTCATAGGCGCAGAGGAACAACATGAATCTTCTTCTTCGTTTGGCCCCttcgcgcacgcacacgcactcaaaaacacacgcaaacacccacaagcgcacacacacgcacacacgcacagagaagCACGCGCGGGCCTATTTCGACCGCTCTCTCGTGGCTCCCTTCCAGTATCCAGGCCTGGTTTCGTTCATTACCAAAAAGAGAGTCTTCAGAAATCAACACCACTAGTCTCTGCGGGTTGaagcaactttttttttttttcaaaaaagaagaaaaacgaCAGAAGTGAAGGATCGTCTCGGGACCATGCAAAAGATGCCATCTGGGATTCGCAAAACAATTCTGGTGGATCTCTGACATAACCCGTTCTCGACTCGACTCTGGCGAAGGAGAAACAGCCGTCGAATCACAAGTTTGCACCTGAAGACTTTTCTCCCGCGTTTTTTTTGCAGCGATATCATTGTTATCTTCAATGCGTGATTAAGGAACAACGAAGCAGGCCCCCCGCGCCCAGTCTCCACCTTCTTTGATAGGTCCATGGTCTccagtgcgtctgtgtgttaatgtgtgtgtgtgtaagtgaaagTGACCGTGCCCTCGGGGGaatatgtgtgtgattgcagaGAACGGcttgctctctcttttctgACCCTGCACGCATCCAGATGTTACGTGTTTCGCAGGCGCGCTGCATGTCAGACTGAAAAGTATTCGAGAAACTCCTTGGAAgtgattgtctttttttttttttaatttatacttAGGTCCGTTAGTCCTTGATGAATAGGCCCCAACAGAAGCCAAAAAACGTCTGAACCTGACAAAATGCCAAGGATGTCCTGGAGTATTGCTGATTTACTTAACTTGTAATCTACGGGGATTCTGTCCAGTTATTAGGTTCAAATAATGGAGACTGGCAAATTGAGGACTCTTCTGTTCCTGGAGATAAATGTGTTCATACTTTCGACTTTTCCGCTTTGTTTGCAAGGCCAGAGCACCGAGCATGGTAGGTTCAATAAAGCATGCTTACGTTGCAATTTATCACATGTATCACATCTGAGCATTTCTCTGTTATCACCTAAACATGTTAAAATAGCATGCTAcaaatatatagaaaataagGAAAACCgttattttatataaaatagTCTTGGCTTGCTTAAAGAGGCTTGATAATAGCAGTTATTATTGTTTCCTGTCCCATCCTGATGGTCGGTTTTGTGTGTCCCGAGTTCTGTTTGAGATCACTGAtgcagtcatgtgtgtgtggactggtAAGAATGTGTAG
This genomic stretch from Gadus chalcogrammus isolate NIFS_2021 chromosome 9, NIFS_Gcha_1.0, whole genome shotgun sequence harbors:
- the LOC130389036 gene encoding cadherin-related family member 5; translation: MAPRGPRGLLLLLFLHTATASSGWGGCLDAQDIFAAVRENSPTGEVIARLSTDVTDPGARLSLAGKDADWFFLEDGALRLNAAPEKILDREVQGPVLMAELACHEDDILQSVYRIMVEILNENDNVPVFAENTIQSVILSELTPVNTVVFTVHAVDGDDDSLIYSIDQESPDAEYLKLDLPNSGEIMLAKPLDYETKSLLTVTIQASEMSTAERFNTSTTVTITVVDGDDQYPQFLPCTLLFQDPFNRICISPVYTVNVTEGQEDIVLDLCPGPIHAVDGDSGLSSPISYAILSGGDDGRFQMDRQTGEVRLIQAVTDRLTKPTLHIRVMAYQEDDPRKYTVASVLVYVHAVNSFPPRFEQQEYQGFVNVANIPASLVNTYGNQVLMLRVLDGDFTHGSNPMIQFTFSPASNQTALYQITQEGLVIAKPNQLSAKQRHRLPVIAVDQESGDAAYTSIVVDVLPEGKPIPYGPLREGHLSGCVVGKALVLCFLFMVLLGCVLYVMAWLMKKHKGHRERCCVAQGKHPNVSLRWYQLMNQRGPLAQMEEVAFTDGDLGTYNPSFSPPAKPPGVFIHKDLPPCRGGPAPLSTARPPDTTFVPSPTGACSPPPVRCSSSGPVLHPPVASVNHSQMHPPSKSPPPEEHEGSPTAPSPGGGGGGGIGAWADPEPTTTTPPTTTSPGLMRPRDPRPPPLPAATPWSDPTLSNTQLGHDHPLAPPSPGGDPDPAPPPYPTPPASATPPEPSRSPRGSAPCSRTPSITTPRSPPLLDATPPETPERPPAGTPPSPDTTGPPTVDVPSASPGHPGAVGAAAGGSDGRPAPPTNSEEPAPGCTEGGTQGTQGGTQGGTQGTQGGRG